From Miscanthus floridulus cultivar M001 chromosome 15, ASM1932011v1, whole genome shotgun sequence, the proteins below share one genomic window:
- the LOC136509145 gene encoding putative receptor protein kinase ZmPK1 isoform X1: protein MMLMPLMAASCLMLILALLVTFSITANTAGGLAHTSYLKKGSYLSVNRASDTIQSPDGTFSFGFYNLSSTAFTISIWFTTSADRTIAWSANRDHPVHGSGSEVRLNKDGTMVLTDYDGTVVWQTNTSSKGADYAELMDSGNLVMKDQGGNILWQSFDHPTDTLLPTQPVTASAKLVSTDLSHPSSYYTLLFDDRYILSLAYDGPDISNLYWPNPDFSSWLNYRISYNSSRRGVLDNLGQFTASDNTSFVSADWGPGVMRRLTLDYDGNLRLYSLNDSDGRWLISWMAFSQPCEIHGICGWNGICVYTPVPACSCPPGYVVRDPTDWSKGCIPKFNLSCSGDQQMGFVSLPQTDFWGSDLDYIPMTSLDACTTLCLDTCSCLAFEYKSDSNGCFLKSVLLNGKTVPGYPGTAHLKVPQSFLSETISYVPQNSEILDCNASSAKLEVLVFNPDAHSNGNSTMWHYYYGFLAALFLIEVCFIAFGWWFMARKQSTQLKICEEGYRMVTDHFRNFTYKELREATKNFKDGLGHGRYGSVYKGILHDKRVVAVKKLGDVKQGEDEFQTEVSVIGRIYHMNLVRVRGVCSERKHRLLVIEYVDNGSLAMFLFGNHRLLQWDQRYKIAVGVAKGLAYLHHECLDWIIHCDLKPENILLDQDFEPKISDFGVAKLLQRDQTDPNMSKVRGTRGYAAPEWASSIPINEKVDVYSYGVVLIELVIGRRASELAATGTGDAEVGMRQLVWTIREKLKSGDLSWIIHFVDPKLNGNIVHSEVLLMLEVAAMCLEKERSQRPSMNDIVEKLQFRSCNK from the coding sequence ATGATGCTAATGCCTCTCATGGCTGCTTCTTGCTTAATGCTAATCCTTGCACTCCTTGTTACCTTTTCCATTACAGCTAATACCGCAGGCGGGTTAGCTCATACTAGTTACCTGAAGAAAGGCTCCTACCTCTCTGTTAATCGTGCTTCTGATACCATACAATCTCCTGATGGCACCTTCTCGTTTGGTTTCTACAATCTTTCCTCCACTGCCTTCACCATATCCATCTGGTTTACCACTTCAGCCGATAGAACCATTGCTTGGAGTGCAAATCGCGATCACCCTGTGCACGGGAGTGGATCAGAGGTCAGACTGAACAAGGATGGTACCATGGTTTTAACGGATTACGACGGCACAGTTGTATGGCAAACCAACACAAGCTCCAAAGGAGCTGATTATGCTGAGCTCATGGATTCTGGGAACCTTGTTATGAAGGATCAAGGTGGCAATATCCTCTGGCAAAGCTTTGACCATCCAACTGACACGCTGCTGCCGACACAACCAGTGACAGCCTCTGCAAAGCTGGTATCAACAGATCTCTCACACCCTTCAAGCTACTATACTTTGCTCTTCGACGACCGTTACATTCTTTCACTTGCTTATGATGGACCAGATATTTCCAATCTTTATTGGCCTAACCCTGACTTCAGTAGCTGGCTGAATTACAGGATTAGTTACAACAGCAGTAGGAGAGGTGTTCTTGATAACCTGGGGCAGTTTACAGCAAGTGACAACACAAGCTTTGTTTCAGCAGATTGGGGTCCAGGTGTCATGAGGAGATTAACACtggattacgatggaaatctgaGGCTTTATAGCTTGAATGACAGCGACGGGAGGTGGTTGATTTCTTGGATGGCTTTCTCTCAGCCTTGTGAAATACATGGTATATGTGGTTGGAATGGTATTTGTGTTTACACACCAGTTCCAGCCTGCTCCTGCCCTCCTGGCTATGTGGTTAGGGATCCAACTGACTGGAGCAAAGGCTGCATACCAAAATTCAACCTCTCCTGCAGTGGTGATCAGCAAATGGGCTTTGTGAGCCTTCCTCAAACTGACTTCTGGGGTTCTGATCTTGACTACATCCCAATGACGTCACTGGATGCTTGCACCACTCTGTGCTTGGATACCTGCTCCTGCCTAGCTTTTGAGTACAAATCAGATAGCAATGGCTGTTTCTTGAAGTCTGTTCTCTTAAATGGAAAGACTGTCCCAGGCTATCCTGGCACAGCACACTTGAAGGTTCCTCAGAGCTTTTTGTCTGAAACAATCTCATATGTTCCTCAAAATAGTGAAATCCTAGATTGCAACGCATCAAGTGCAAAACTAGAAGTTCTAGTTTTCAATCCTGATGCACATAGTAATGGAAACAGTACGATGtggcactactactatgggttcCTTGCAGCATTGTTTCTTATAGAAGTCTGCTTCATTGCATTTGGTTGGTGGTTCATGGCAAGAAAACAATCAACACAATTGAAGATTTGCGAGGAAGGTTACAGGATGGTAACAGACCATTTCCGTAACTTTACCTACAAGGAGCTGAGGGAGGCTACTAAGAATTTCAAGGATGGGCTTGGTCATGGGAGGTATGGCTCTGTGTACAAGGGTATTCTACATGATAAACGTGTGGTTGCTGTCAAGAAACTCGGAGATGTGAAGCAAGGAGAAGATGAGTTCCAGACAGAGGTCAGTGTGATTGGGCGAATTTACCATATGAATCTGGTGAGAGTAAGGGGTGTATGTTCAGAACGGAAGCACCGGTTGCTGGTCATAGAGTATGTTGATAATGGATCACTGGCAATGTTCTTGTTTGGCAACCACAGACTATTGCAATGGGATCAGAGGTACAAGATTGCAGTTGGCGTGGCCAAAGGGTTAGCCTACCTTCACCATGAGTGCTTGGATTGGATCATTCACTGTGACCTTAAACCTGAGAACATACTCTTGGACCAGGATTTTGAGCCCAAGATCAGTGACTTTGGGGTTGCAAAGCTGCTACAGAGAGATCAAACTGATCCAAACATGTCAAAGGTTCGTGGGACCAGAGGCTATGCTGCTCCAGAATGGGCCTCCAGCATTCCCATTAATGAAAAGGTGGATGTGTATAGCTACGGAGTGGTGCTTATCGAATTAGTCATAGGGCGAAGAGCATCTGAGTTGGCAGCGACTGGTACTGGTGATGCAGAGGTTGGTATGAGACAGTTAGTGTGGACAATCAGAGAGAAGCTGAAATCCGGTGACCTGTCGTGGATTATTCACTTTGTGGATCCTAAATTGAATGGCAATATTGTGCACTCAGAAGTTTTGTTGATGCTGGAGGTAGCTGCCATGTGCTTGGAGAAAGAGAGGAGCCAGAGACCAAGCATGAACGATATAGTGGAGAAGCTCCAGTTCCGTTCTTGTAATAAATAA
- the LOC136509145 gene encoding putative receptor protein kinase ZmPK1 isoform X2, whose protein sequence is MVLTDYDGTVVWQTNTSSKGADYAELMDSGNLVMKDQGGNILWQSFDHPTDTLLPTQPVTASAKLVSTDLSHPSSYYTLLFDDRYILSLAYDGPDISNLYWPNPDFSSWLNYRISYNSSRRGVLDNLGQFTASDNTSFVSADWGPGVMRRLTLDYDGNLRLYSLNDSDGRWLISWMAFSQPCEIHGICGWNGICVYTPVPACSCPPGYVVRDPTDWSKGCIPKFNLSCSGDQQMGFVSLPQTDFWGSDLDYIPMTSLDACTTLCLDTCSCLAFEYKSDSNGCFLKSVLLNGKTVPGYPGTAHLKVPQSFLSETISYVPQNSEILDCNASSAKLEVLVFNPDAHSNGNSTMWHYYYGFLAALFLIEVCFIAFGWWFMARKQSTQLKICEEGYRMVTDHFRNFTYKELREATKNFKDGLGHGRYGSVYKGILHDKRVVAVKKLGDVKQGEDEFQTEVSVIGRIYHMNLVRVRGVCSERKHRLLVIEYVDNGSLAMFLFGNHRLLQWDQRYKIAVGVAKGLAYLHHECLDWIIHCDLKPENILLDQDFEPKISDFGVAKLLQRDQTDPNMSKVRGTRGYAAPEWASSIPINEKVDVYSYGVVLIELVIGRRASELAATGTGDAEVGMRQLVWTIREKLKSGDLSWIIHFVDPKLNGNIVHSEVLLMLEVAAMCLEKERSQRPSMNDIVEKLQFRSCNK, encoded by the coding sequence ATGGTTTTAACGGATTACGACGGCACAGTTGTATGGCAAACCAACACAAGCTCCAAAGGAGCTGATTATGCTGAGCTCATGGATTCTGGGAACCTTGTTATGAAGGATCAAGGTGGCAATATCCTCTGGCAAAGCTTTGACCATCCAACTGACACGCTGCTGCCGACACAACCAGTGACAGCCTCTGCAAAGCTGGTATCAACAGATCTCTCACACCCTTCAAGCTACTATACTTTGCTCTTCGACGACCGTTACATTCTTTCACTTGCTTATGATGGACCAGATATTTCCAATCTTTATTGGCCTAACCCTGACTTCAGTAGCTGGCTGAATTACAGGATTAGTTACAACAGCAGTAGGAGAGGTGTTCTTGATAACCTGGGGCAGTTTACAGCAAGTGACAACACAAGCTTTGTTTCAGCAGATTGGGGTCCAGGTGTCATGAGGAGATTAACACtggattacgatggaaatctgaGGCTTTATAGCTTGAATGACAGCGACGGGAGGTGGTTGATTTCTTGGATGGCTTTCTCTCAGCCTTGTGAAATACATGGTATATGTGGTTGGAATGGTATTTGTGTTTACACACCAGTTCCAGCCTGCTCCTGCCCTCCTGGCTATGTGGTTAGGGATCCAACTGACTGGAGCAAAGGCTGCATACCAAAATTCAACCTCTCCTGCAGTGGTGATCAGCAAATGGGCTTTGTGAGCCTTCCTCAAACTGACTTCTGGGGTTCTGATCTTGACTACATCCCAATGACGTCACTGGATGCTTGCACCACTCTGTGCTTGGATACCTGCTCCTGCCTAGCTTTTGAGTACAAATCAGATAGCAATGGCTGTTTCTTGAAGTCTGTTCTCTTAAATGGAAAGACTGTCCCAGGCTATCCTGGCACAGCACACTTGAAGGTTCCTCAGAGCTTTTTGTCTGAAACAATCTCATATGTTCCTCAAAATAGTGAAATCCTAGATTGCAACGCATCAAGTGCAAAACTAGAAGTTCTAGTTTTCAATCCTGATGCACATAGTAATGGAAACAGTACGATGtggcactactactatgggttcCTTGCAGCATTGTTTCTTATAGAAGTCTGCTTCATTGCATTTGGTTGGTGGTTCATGGCAAGAAAACAATCAACACAATTGAAGATTTGCGAGGAAGGTTACAGGATGGTAACAGACCATTTCCGTAACTTTACCTACAAGGAGCTGAGGGAGGCTACTAAGAATTTCAAGGATGGGCTTGGTCATGGGAGGTATGGCTCTGTGTACAAGGGTATTCTACATGATAAACGTGTGGTTGCTGTCAAGAAACTCGGAGATGTGAAGCAAGGAGAAGATGAGTTCCAGACAGAGGTCAGTGTGATTGGGCGAATTTACCATATGAATCTGGTGAGAGTAAGGGGTGTATGTTCAGAACGGAAGCACCGGTTGCTGGTCATAGAGTATGTTGATAATGGATCACTGGCAATGTTCTTGTTTGGCAACCACAGACTATTGCAATGGGATCAGAGGTACAAGATTGCAGTTGGCGTGGCCAAAGGGTTAGCCTACCTTCACCATGAGTGCTTGGATTGGATCATTCACTGTGACCTTAAACCTGAGAACATACTCTTGGACCAGGATTTTGAGCCCAAGATCAGTGACTTTGGGGTTGCAAAGCTGCTACAGAGAGATCAAACTGATCCAAACATGTCAAAGGTTCGTGGGACCAGAGGCTATGCTGCTCCAGAATGGGCCTCCAGCATTCCCATTAATGAAAAGGTGGATGTGTATAGCTACGGAGTGGTGCTTATCGAATTAGTCATAGGGCGAAGAGCATCTGAGTTGGCAGCGACTGGTACTGGTGATGCAGAGGTTGGTATGAGACAGTTAGTGTGGACAATCAGAGAGAAGCTGAAATCCGGTGACCTGTCGTGGATTATTCACTTTGTGGATCCTAAATTGAATGGCAATATTGTGCACTCAGAAGTTTTGTTGATGCTGGAGGTAGCTGCCATGTGCTTGGAGAAAGAGAGGAGCCAGAGACCAAGCATGAACGATATAGTGGAGAAGCTCCAGTTCCGTTCTTGTAATAAATAA